The Pyxidicoccus sp. MSG2 DNA segment CGCTCGGACACGAAGGCCAGGTACTTCCCGTCCGGGCTCCACGCCGGCATGTCGTCCCGCTGCTTTCCGTCCGTCAGCGCCACCGGTGCGCCGCCGGCCACGGGCGTCATCCAGATGCGGCTCCTACCTCCCGGAAGGCGGCTCACGTACGCCAGCTTCTGTCCGTCCGGGCTCCACGCCGCCTCGCGCTCCTCGCCCTCGACGGCCGCGCCGGACACCGGTCGCAGGTTCGCTCCGTCCGAGCGCACCAGGTAGAGCTTGTCCTGGCCCTGGCGGTCGCTGATGAACGCGAGCCACTTCCCGTCCGGGCTCCACTGCGGCGAGCGGTCCTCCTTGTGGAAGGCGGTGATGCGCCGCTCCTGCGTACCGTCCGCGCGCGCCACGTAGATTTCCGGGTCGCCCTCGCGGCTGCACACGTAGGCCACCTCCGTCCCGTCCGGCGACACCGACGGCTCGAAGCAGCCCTGCTTCACCTGCGTGAGCGGCACCTCCGGCACGCCCTCGCGGGGCTGGAGCTTCACCACGTCGCTGAAGCCCTGCGCGTCGGACTCGGCCACCAGCCACGTGCCGTCCGGCGCCCAGCTCGCGTTGCGCGCGCGCGCCCGGGGCGCGTTGAGCGGCACCACCGCCCCGCCGCCTTCGAGAGGCACCACGCGCAGTTGCTGGAACTGGAGCCCGCCCTGCTCGCGCACGGCCACCACCAGAAGGGACTTCCCGTCTGGCGACGGTGGGCCGGGGTACTCGTCCTCCTCGCCCTTCGTAAGCTGTGTCTCCTTCCCGTCCGGAGTCACCCACCACACGTCCTTCTGCCCCGCCCGCTCCGACAGGAAGGCCACCACGCCCGGAATGGCGCGTGCCTCTTCCTTCGACAGCGGCCCGACGCCAGACGCCCCGCCACACCGGCCGGAGCACCCGACGCCGAGCACGGCGAGCGCGGCGACTGCCCGCGCCCGCCACGGCCAGGAACGCTGCTTCCGTTCGAGGCCCCGCATCGTCATCTCAGCGGACCTGGATGGCGTCCGCCATGACGACGTAGCCCGCGGTGGTCCAGCGGCTCAGCTGGACCTTGTTCCAGCCGGCCGGGAACGCGTAGGTGCCCAGCGTGTTCCACTTGCTGCCGTTGGCCTGCTGGTTCACGTTCACCGTCACGTTGCCCGACGAGGTGGTGATGATGAAGGGCGCGGACGGAGCGCGGTTGGTGCCCGCCACCCACCAGGCGTCGATGGTCTTCGTGGCGGCCGCCGCCAGGTAGAACTCGAAGACGGCCGGCGCGGAGACGGCCTCGGTGGCGGCGTAGTAGTAGCCGCTGCCGTAGTAGCCGGTGCTGTAGCCGTCCGTCCAGGTGCCCACGGTGGAGAAGCGGGCGTTGGCGGCGTTGTTGTTGGCGTTGTTGCTGTCGACGACGATGGCGCCCGTGGGCGTGCCGCCGTCACCGCAGTAGCTCTTGATCTTGCTGATGTACGTGGACCACGGCCAGTTCGGACCCGGGTCCGTGCGGGTGGCCGGCTGCAGACGGCCGTGCGCCACGATGTGGTAGCTGTCGCGGACGATGCCCTGGCCCTGGGTGATGTCGCAGGACAGCTTCGCCGAGGCGTCAATCTGGCCGGCGGGGAACGAGGCCTGGCTGGCGAAGCCGCCGTGCTCGATGCCGACGGAGAAGTGGTTCACCGACACGCCGTTGCTGCCGCACATGACGCTGCCGTTGAGGCCGCAGTCATAGGAGGCGCCCACGTGCCAGGCGCGGCTGGACTCGCGCACGAGCTGCGAAATCTCCGTGCCGCCCTCGTTCACCACGTAGTGGGCGCTGACGCCCGCGTCGGGGTTGACCAGCCAGCCCCAGCAGCCCGCGTAGTTGCCCTCACAGGTGTGGATGATGACCATCGACACGTCCGTGCCCGCCGGACGCGCGTTGAAGTTGGGCGACGCGTGCCAGACGGAGGCGGCGTAGTCCGGGCCGGCCGCGAGGGCCTGCATGCGCGGCAGGGCGAACTTCGCCTCCACCGAGGCGGGCTCCAGCGAGACGGCGACCTTGCCGTCGGGGGTGAAGGCACCCTCGCCCGAGCGCAGCACGGAGTACACGTCGTTGTGGATGTAGTGCGCCTGCACGTCCGGGTCGGCGATGTCCGTCAGGCGGACGGCCACCGGGGCCCACGCGCCCAGGTCCGCGCGGTCGATGCCCGCCTCGGCGGCGTACTTCGACAGCAGCGCGGCGCCCGCGCGGAGGTTGGCGAGCGCGTCGCTCCGCACGGCCGCCTCGGACACGCCGGCCAGGGCCGCGCCCTCGGTGATGTGCTTCCCGCGCAGGGCCAGGAGGCCGAACGCGGCGGGACGGCCCTCGAACTCCTCGGCGCCCTGGACGAACTCCCAGCGCGTCTCCGCGTAGGAGATGGCCTTGAGCAGATTCACCGGGACGTTGAACTCACCGGCGGCCCTGGCGAACAGCGCGTCCAGCTGCACGGGGGTGCGGCGGGCGGCGTCCGCCACCGCGCGGGCGGCGTCCTGGGCGGCGTTGGACGGCGTCTCGGAGGCGGGGGGCGTCTCCGGGGCCGGGGCCTCCGGCTGGGGACCGCAGGCGGACATGGCCATGGCCGCGGCGGCGGCCGCGAGAGTCTTGCGCAGATGCATGGAAACTCCAGTGAGGGGGGTCAGCAGCTCCACGGTCCGCCCCCACTTCCGGGAGCGGCGCAGGGGCGGGCCATGAGCAGCATGCGTGCCAATCACGTTCTCCCCGTGAAATCCTGCTTTCCCGGCTCCAGATGGAGCATGGATGCTCCACTCGCGAGTCAAGAAATCGGCCCTTGCCGCGCTGCGGAAACCACATAAGCCCTTGAAATGATTGAATCGCCAGCTCCCGAGTCCCCGACCTGGAGCGTCGGAGTGGCCCCTGCGTGTCTCACTGACGCATTCCAAGACAGGCACAAGGTAAATAAATGTTACATCAATTCCCATGCTCCTCGCTTTTTGGCGTGGCGCCGGAAGCAGAAGGAAGCGGCCGCCCCTCCGGGGTGCATGCCGGGAGGCAGGGCGATGCCGACAGCGGCGGGGGCTTCCGCTATGAGGAGGGGCATGCGGCTCTTCGGCATTGGCGACACGCACCTGCCCTCCACGCGGCAGAAGGACATGCACCGCTTCGGGTGGACGGAGCATCCGCTTCCGCTCCAGCGGGCGTGGGACGAGCGGGTGCGCCCGGAGGACGTGGTCATCGTGGCGGGCGACATCTCCTGGGGCACGCGGCCGCACGAGGTGCTGGAGGACCTGGCGTGGCTGGACGCGCGGCCGGGCCGCAAGGTGCTGGTGCGCGGCAACCACGACTACTGGTGGGGCGACTCGGCGTCGAAGCTGCGCAAGCTGCTGGAGCCGTACCGCACAATAGAGGGCTTCCTCCAGAACAGCGCCGTCGTCATGGGCCCGTGGGTGATTGCCGGCAGCCGACTGTGGACGGCGCCCGAGGCCCCTCCCATGCCCGGCGGGGAGATGGGCGACGAGCCGGCGGACCTGGGCTACGTGGAGCGCGAGACGCGCCGGCTGGCGGCGTCGTTCGAGGACGCGAAGAAGAAGGAGGCGGCCAGCCCCACGCCGCTGGTGCGCGTGGTGGCGGTGCACTTCCCGCCGGTGTACGCGAACCAGAAGGCCACCGCCTTCAGCGAGCCGATTGAGGCCTTCGCGCCGAAGGTGTGTGTGTATGGACACCTGCACGCGGAGGGAATCGCCGCGGGCTTCACGGGGGAGCGCGCCGGAGTCAAATACGTGCTGGCGTCGTGTGACGCGGCGCGCTTCGCACCGGTGCTCCTCGACGAGGCGTAAGTCAGGCTAGGTTCCCGCAACTTCCCGCCGGGGGCCATGGGCGGGGAGCAGGAGTGGTGTCATGCCGTCCAACAAGGCGGAGCTCGCCTCCCGCATCGCCGCCGCGAGGCAGGGCGACTCGGTGCGTGGGCTGTTCTTCAAGACGGTGTTCAGCGTCCTCGAGCAACACGGCGGCCGGCCCGCGGTGGAAGCGGTGCGCGTGGGCGAGCTGGCGACGGACTACTGGGAGCTGCGCTCGTACCCGGTGCAGGACTTCCTCACGCTGCTCTACCGCGCGGCGGACACGCTGGAGGACTCGCTGGGGCCGGAGAACGCCGTGTACCACGCGTGCGGCGAGACGGGCGTGACGCGCTACTCCACCGGGCCGGGCATGCTCATCTTCGGCATCATCTCCCGGGGCGACCCGCAGAAGCTCTTCGCGGGCGCGCAGATGGGCTACAGCGCGGCCGTCTCCTACGGCAGCCGGGAGTACCTCACCACGGGACCGAAGTCCGGCACGCTGCGCGTGCGCCGGGACATGCTGCCGCCCGCGTACCACGAGGGCATCCTCACCGGCGCGCTGAAGGTCCTCGGGCTGAAGGGTACCGCGAAGGCCCAGGCACACGGCATCGACCGCGTGGACTACGACATCCAGTGGGAATAGCGCCGCGCTTCAGTCCACGCGGGTGAAGGTGACGTCCAGCTCCGCCACCACGCGCTCGCCGACGGAGGCCTGGCAGGTGAAGGTGTGGTCCGCGCCCTCGTGCGAGCGGCGGACGGCGCCGAACGTCACCGTCTGCCCGGCGAACGCGAGGCTGTCCGCGGACAGGCGCACGTCCTTGGCGAGGCAGCGCGCCCAGGGCGCACCCTCCAGGCGGCGCAGCAGCGTGGTGGCCACGCGAGTCATGCCGCTGGCGACAATGGCCACCGGCATCACCGGGTGCAGGGCGAAGTGGCCCTTGCACATGTCCGTCGTCACCGGGCCGAGCGTGGCGC contains these protein-coding regions:
- a CDS encoding N-acetylmuramoyl-L-alanine amidase, yielding MHLRKTLAAAAAAMAMSACGPQPEAPAPETPPASETPSNAAQDAARAVADAARRTPVQLDALFARAAGEFNVPVNLLKAISYAETRWEFVQGAEEFEGRPAAFGLLALRGKHITEGAALAGVSEAAVRSDALANLRAGAALLSKYAAEAGIDRADLGAWAPVAVRLTDIADPDVQAHYIHNDVYSVLRSGEGAFTPDGKVAVSLEPASVEAKFALPRMQALAAGPDYAASVWHASPNFNARPAGTDVSMVIIHTCEGNYAGCWGWLVNPDAGVSAHYVVNEGGTEISQLVRESSRAWHVGASYDCGLNGSVMCGSNGVSVNHFSVGIEHGGFASQASFPAGQIDASAKLSCDITQGQGIVRDSYHIVAHGRLQPATRTDPGPNWPWSTYISKIKSYCGDGGTPTGAIVVDSNNANNNAANARFSTVGTWTDGYSTGYYGSGYYYAATEAVSAPAVFEFYLAAAATKTIDAWWVAGTNRAPSAPFIITTSSGNVTVNVNQQANGSKWNTLGTYAFPAGWNKVQLSRWTTAGYVVMADAIQVR
- a CDS encoding TIGR02265 family protein encodes the protein MPSNKAELASRIAAARQGDSVRGLFFKTVFSVLEQHGGRPAVEAVRVGELATDYWELRSYPVQDFLTLLYRAADTLEDSLGPENAVYHACGETGVTRYSTGPGMLIFGIISRGDPQKLFAGAQMGYSAAVSYGSREYLTTGPKSGTLRVRRDMLPPAYHEGILTGALKVLGLKGTAKAQAHGIDRVDYDIQWE
- a CDS encoding metallophosphoesterase, which codes for MRLFGIGDTHLPSTRQKDMHRFGWTEHPLPLQRAWDERVRPEDVVIVAGDISWGTRPHEVLEDLAWLDARPGRKVLVRGNHDYWWGDSASKLRKLLEPYRTIEGFLQNSAVVMGPWVIAGSRLWTAPEAPPMPGGEMGDEPADLGYVERETRRLAASFEDAKKKEAASPTPLVRVVAVHFPPVYANQKATAFSEPIEAFAPKVCVYGHLHAEGIAAGFTGERAGVKYVLASCDAARFAPVLLDEA
- a CDS encoding TolB family protein, which gives rise to MRGLERKQRSWPWRARAVAALAVLGVGCSGRCGGASGVGPLSKEEARAIPGVVAFLSERAGQKDVWWVTPDGKETQLTKGEEDEYPGPPSPDGKSLLVVAVREQGGLQFQQLRVVPLEGGGAVVPLNAPRARARNASWAPDGTWLVAESDAQGFSDVVKLQPREGVPEVPLTQVKQGCFEPSVSPDGTEVAYVCSREGDPEIYVARADGTQERRITAFHKEDRSPQWSPDGKWLAFISDRQGQDKLYLVRSDGANLRPVSGAAVEGEEREAAWSPDGQKLAYVSRLPGGRSRIWMTPVAGGAPVALTDGKQRDDMPAWSPDGKYLAFVSERQGDTDVYLMRADGTGQTRLTTAKGADWLPRWVARRP